CTAGGTTTTATAAGCTTTCTAGCCAACGACAAAGAGCTAAAAATCGCTACAAAAGCTAAGAATTTAAAGCATTTTGCTTATGAGAAAAATAAGATTGTTCTTGACTTTGCAAGGCCGCCAAGAAGTTTTAAAACTAAGAGCTTAAAACTTGAAAATGAATATTTTAAAAATGTGATCATAGGCTGGCATGATAGATATTTCAGAGTGGTTTTAGAACTTGATAAGATGCATAAATATAAGCTTGAAGCCACTGAAAATGGATATGCGCTTAAGCTTTTATAGTTGAATTTTAAAAAGAGTAGATTTTATAAAATTTCAAATATAATACTTTTCAAAATAAAAATTTAAGGCTATTGGTTTGAAATATCCACTTGATTGTAAAGATAATTTTGAAAACTCATTCATATTTTGGCTCACTCGCTATGTCAAATTTAAGCTAAGCTCACTTTCGAATAAAGAGCTTAGAGATCCAAAAGCACTTGCAAGTGTGAATTACGCTCTAAGCCGCGAAGTAAAGAATATTGATCAGCTTGATGGCTTGGTAAAAAGCGCAAGAAATGCAGGACTTACTGGCATAAATACCTACTTTAATCCACTTAAAAAAATATATGAAACGATGAAATTTTACGAGCTTAGCAGCCTAAAGCAGATCGATGAAGAGCTACTAAGCGAAATACTAGCTAGCACGACTGGCGGGCTAAGCGACGCTAGTAAGAAAAATTACCGCATCTCAGTAATAAATTTCTTTGCGTTTTTAGACAAACAAAACGAAGAGGATGGCAAGGCCCATGTTTTTGATATAAATTTAAAAAACTGGGGCGGAGTGAGCGGTAACAAAGGGCAAAAGCTGCCTGAGTTTATGGGTGAAGATGAGGTCAAGAAATTTCTAGATGCGATCGAACAAAGCGACTTTAAGCAAAACTCAAATCGCAATAAGCTCATAATAAAAACGATAATTTTTACTGGCATTCGCGTAAGCGAGGCCCTAAACTTAAAACGAAAAGACATCACTGAAGATGGCGATCTTTTTATCATTAGGATTCGGGGCAAAGGCAACAAATATCGCATCGTTATGATAAAACGCCACCTAATCGAAGCTCATCTAAACGCAATCGCGATAAACTACATCAACAAAGAAGGCTATCTTTTCATCAATAAAAAAGGCACCAGGCTTACGCAGGCTTATGTTAGCCGCATAGTTGAGCAAATTTTATTTAAAGCTGGCATCAGAAAAGAGAAAAATGGTGCCCACATGCTGCGCCACACCTTTGCAACGATGCTTTACAAAAAGCAAAAGGACCTTGTTTTGGTGCAAGAAGCTCTAGGTCATGCAAGCTTAAATACCTCACGAATTTACACTCACTTTGATAGCGACAAGCTAAAACTCGCTGCAAAAGTAGCTGAGGATTTAGCAAACTAGAGCGCTTAAAACCAAAGCAAACTAGCAATACTAAATTTAACTCATGTAAAATTTAAAACATTAAATTTAACTATGAAACCCTATAAATATATGAGGAAATTTTAGCTTGCAAGCAGCCTAAAAGCTTGATCTGTATCTAAATTTACAATCCACTAGGCAAAAGCTCTTACAAAAAGTGAAATTTGGCAAGCAAATTTTATTCTACTCGCCAAATTTATATCAAACTAGCCGATCTTTCTTATCTTTGCAGGAAGTGCTTGTCTAGCGCAAGTGCCAACCAACCAGTCATTTAAACTAAATTCGCCATTTCTTTTTGGATCAAGAAGTCCAAGCTTATTATGATTGACCCCTTTTTCTAAATTTGCGATCCCAAAAGCTGGCTTTCCATCGACGATGTGCGTTCTTATACCAAACTCATCATGACCAAATCCATGCTCGATACTAATAACCCCGCTAGCAACGCCGTCTGTCACAAATGCCTCACCAACTTGCGCACCATAAGGCGTAGTCACTTTAACCTTATCGCCTGAGCGAATGCCCTGCTCACTTGCAACATCTGGTGCTATCCTTATGAAATTCTTAGGATGAACAGATCTTAGCCTTGGACTAACAAAGGTGTAGAAGTGTTGGATATTTGACTTTCTTGAGCTCACTACGTATTTCCACTCAGAGCGTGGGAAAAATTTCTCAAGCGGTGTGCCATCACTTGCTACTGGTAGCATCAGACTTGGCACTCCTGGCATAAATTCGCCTGTTATTGAGTGTCTGTGTCCACCAAGTGGCTCATAGTAGATAGAAGCTGGCGTAGGCGCTGGTACTTTTACGGTTGCTTTATCACCCTTATATGCGCTCTCGTAGCTACCATATCTGCCACCTTTTGCTAGTATATGCGCCACTTTTGGTTTTTCTTCGTCTTTTAGATAAGGATCGAGTTTTGTCATCACTCTTGATATCTTACTAAGCTTTTTGTCCTCGTCACTTATATCTTTCACACCCTCGCCGTCAAAGGCTAAATTTGCTAGTGCAGCCGCGTAATACTGCTCTTTTACGTCAAGGTCCATGAAATTTCCGTCTTTGTCTTTGAAGGCATTTTTGCCAAAGCCTTTTAGTCCAAGCCTCTTTGCCACGGCTATATAAAATGCCTCAACGTCGATCACGCTGCCGTTTTTATCCTTTGCCTGCTTTGAGCTAACGGCTGGATAGCGCACGACTGAAGTTTTAGCAATCGTTCCCCAAAGAGAGTTTGGAAGTGCCCAGTTTTCTAAATTTACCCCATCTGGCACGATGTAGTCAGCATAGGCGTTTGTCTCGTTCATAAAGGCGTCGATGCCCACAAAAAGTGGTAAATTTTTACTATCTTTTAGCACGTCTAAGACCGCTCTTTCAAGTCCTGCTTGTCCGTAAAGTACGTTTGTCATGTAGTTTATGAAAACTTTTACTTTGTATGGATAGCCGGCCTTGTGACTCGTAAGCGTTTCGTTTACAAGTGGCATAGAGATAGGATACCATGGCTGAGTTGATGGATAGCCGCTGCCGCCAGCTGCTACTTTGCGCTTATACTCAGAGCTTGTTTCGTAGTATTTGCCTGATCTTGATAAATTTAGACCATTTGGCTTATAAGCGCCCTCAAAGCTCTCAAGGTCATATCTGCCCTTTAAAAACTCGTGTGTGCCGGCACTTGCATTGACATTGCCGCCTTTGTAGCCATAAGTGCCCATGAGCGTGTTTAGACAAAGGATCGCAAAAGTAGTCATACCAGCTTGCGTATGCATCATACCGCCATGCACGTTTGTGCTCACCTGTCTGCCATTTTTGGTGAAATTTTCGCAAAGCCAGATGATATCTTCAACGCTTACACCACAAATTTTTGAGTACTCCTCTAAGCTGTGCTTATAGGCTGACTCTTTTAAAAGCTGCATTGAGCTCTTTACCTCAACCTTTTTGCCATCTATTAAAATTTTGCCTTTGTAATAAAGCTTGGCTGGTTCATTTACCTTGTAGCTTTGTATCTTACCATCTTGTGAGCAAACCTGCCATTCATTGTTGATAAGTGCAAATTTGCCGTAGTCTTTGTGACCTTTTTCGGTGATAACTAGATGCGTGGCATTACACCAGTGTATCTCGCCTGCTAGCTTTGCTTGGTCTAAATTTGGCTGGATAAGGTAGTTTGTAGCGTATTTTTCATTTTCTATGATCCAGCGTATCATCGCCATAGCTAGAGCTGAGTCGGTGCCTGGCTTTATCGCTATCCAGCGGCCTTTGTCCGAAGAGGCGTATTTTACAGCATTTGTAACGCTTGGATCGACCACTGCGTAGCTAAAGTCATCTCTAGTGCCTCTTGCGTAAGAGAGCATTTTTGCCTGTTTTTGGAAAGGGTTGCCACCATTTGACGGCGAAGTGCCCCAGTAGATGACAAATTTAGAGTTTTCATAGTCTGGTTTTGTATGTGCAAAGCCCTTTGCGTTGTGCGCAATCTTACCACCGACCCTAAAGCCACCACCACAAATTCCGCCGTGCGAGTAGTGATTTATAGTGCCAAATGACTTTTTGACAAAGCGATCAACGATGTCAGAGCGCCCGTCATATAGATAAAAACTTAAAAATTGATTGCGTTTGGTACCGTACTCTGGGTTTTCGCTATCGATTAGCTCGTCGCTATATATTGCTCTTAGCCCATCAACATGCCCCTCACCAAAGAGATCTCCGCCCTCCACTACCTCTTCTACTAGCTGCTCAAAGCTTATGCTCTTCCACTTTCCCTCACCCCTTTTGCCAACTCTCTTTAGTGGCGTTAGTATCCTTGCAGGTGAGTCTATCATCTCAGGCAATATCGCTCCTCTAGCGCAAACTGTGGCTCGCTTTTCGTCTTCGCCACTTAGTGTTGTGGCAAGAAGTGCGTCATTTATCGATGTGTCAAAATTTGCCCAGTGTACGTTTGAAAGTGGGTGGTATGGGTTGCCACTACATCTTAAAACTCGGTCGTTTTTATCGTCCACATGAAGCCTTATGCCACACTTCGTCGTACAGCCATGGCACATCGAAAAGATAACACTATGTCCATCACTAAGTGAAATTTTGTCATCTTTTACGC
This is a stretch of genomic DNA from Campylobacter concisus. It encodes these proteins:
- a CDS encoding tyrosine-type recombinase/integrase — its product is MKYPLDCKDNFENSFIFWLTRYVKFKLSSLSNKELRDPKALASVNYALSREVKNIDQLDGLVKSARNAGLTGINTYFNPLKKIYETMKFYELSSLKQIDEELLSEILASTTGGLSDASKKNYRISVINFFAFLDKQNEEDGKAHVFDINLKNWGGVSGNKGQKLPEFMGEDEVKKFLDAIEQSDFKQNSNRNKLIIKTIIFTGIRVSEALNLKRKDITEDGDLFIIRIRGKGNKYRIVMIKRHLIEAHLNAIAINYINKEGYLFINKKGTRLTQAYVSRIVEQILFKAGIRKEKNGAHMLRHTFATMLYKKQKDLVLVQEALGHASLNTSRIYTHFDSDKLKLAAKVAEDLAN
- a CDS encoding molybdopterin dinucleotide binding domain-containing protein, which translates into the protein MQRREFLKRSAVLSTLTTSAMLADEDKDDYKPQANSLEPEFSVKDDKISLSDGHSVIFSMCHGCTTKCGIRLHVDDKNDRVLRCSGNPYHPLSNVHWANFDTSINDALLATTLSGEDEKRATVCARGAILPEMIDSPARILTPLKRVGKRGEGKWKSISFEQLVEEVVEGGDLFGEGHVDGLRAIYSDELIDSENPEYGTKRNQFLSFYLYDGRSDIVDRFVKKSFGTINHYSHGGICGGGFRVGGKIAHNAKGFAHTKPDYENSKFVIYWGTSPSNGGNPFQKQAKMLSYARGTRDDFSYAVVDPSVTNAVKYASSDKGRWIAIKPGTDSALAMAMIRWIIENEKYATNYLIQPNLDQAKLAGEIHWCNATHLVITEKGHKDYGKFALINNEWQVCSQDGKIQSYKVNEPAKLYYKGKILIDGKKVEVKSSMQLLKESAYKHSLEEYSKICGVSVEDIIWLCENFTKNGRQVSTNVHGGMMHTQAGMTTFAILCLNTLMGTYGYKGGNVNASAGTHEFLKGRYDLESFEGAYKPNGLNLSRSGKYYETSSEYKRKVAAGGSGYPSTQPWYPISMPLVNETLTSHKAGYPYKVKVFINYMTNVLYGQAGLERAVLDVLKDSKNLPLFVGIDAFMNETNAYADYIVPDGVNLENWALPNSLWGTIAKTSVVRYPAVSSKQAKDKNGSVIDVEAFYIAVAKRLGLKGFGKNAFKDKDGNFMDLDVKEQYYAAALANLAFDGEGVKDISDEDKKLSKISRVMTKLDPYLKDEEKPKVAHILAKGGRYGSYESAYKGDKATVKVPAPTPASIYYEPLGGHRHSITGEFMPGVPSLMLPVASDGTPLEKFFPRSEWKYVVSSRKSNIQHFYTFVSPRLRSVHPKNFIRIAPDVASEQGIRSGDKVKVTTPYGAQVGEAFVTDGVASGVISIEHGFGHDEFGIRTHIVDGKPAFGIANLEKGVNHNKLGLLDPKRNGEFSLNDWLVGTCARQALPAKIRKIG